Proteins encoded by one window of Cupriavidus sp. EM10:
- a CDS encoding enoyl-CoA hydratase/isomerase family protein, with amino-acid sequence MAELIKIESENFVRVITMNRPDKRNALNSEMCDALHDAWQDFAGSEDRVALLRAEGSVFTAGLDTNDPPDSFWHAIPNVAFDIGKPVIAAVNGPVIAAGVSMLAFCDLCVATSATTFVYPEGRLGMAAGLISSLVGRIPHKIAMELMLTGRPVSAQRAYEVGFVNELCEPGSETEAALVTARQIASAAPLVLRFLKQAARHSIPVGLVEAGYSAQYQAQMLARSEDAREGALAAKERRAPVSWAARTN; translated from the coding sequence ATGGCCGAGTTGATAAAAATCGAATCAGAAAATTTCGTCCGGGTCATTACGATGAATCGGCCGGATAAGAGAAACGCGCTGAACTCGGAAATGTGCGACGCGTTGCACGACGCGTGGCAAGACTTCGCGGGCTCAGAGGATCGCGTTGCCCTGCTACGTGCAGAGGGGTCGGTGTTTACGGCAGGCCTCGACACGAACGATCCACCGGATTCCTTTTGGCATGCCATTCCCAATGTCGCATTTGACATTGGAAAGCCGGTTATTGCAGCGGTTAATGGCCCCGTGATAGCGGCGGGCGTATCGATGCTTGCATTCTGCGATCTTTGTGTAGCGACTTCGGCAACGACCTTCGTTTATCCCGAAGGTCGCCTAGGCATGGCAGCCGGCTTGATTAGCTCGCTGGTCGGTCGGATTCCCCACAAGATCGCGATGGAGCTCATGTTGACCGGGCGCCCGGTATCCGCCCAACGGGCCTATGAAGTCGGATTCGTAAACGAACTCTGTGAACCAGGAAGCGAAACAGAGGCAGCTCTAGTGACAGCGCGTCAGATTGCGAGCGCAGCGCCGCTGGTACTGCGTTTCCTCAAACAGGCGGCGAGACACTCGATTCCGGTAGGACTGGTTGAGGCAGGCTATAGCGCCCAGTACCAAGCTCAGATGCTGGCCAGGAGTGAAGACGCCCGGGAAGGGGCGTTGGCGGCCAAGGAGCGTCGCGCTCCCGTTTCGTGGGCCGCTAGGACTAACTAA
- a CDS encoding enoyl-CoA hydratase/isomerase family protein: MSIQANNVGNVLEICIARPEKRNAISAAMYQELTRLLDEANADKECAAVIVHGAGGHFTVGADINDFQTRRGNEDSPAVTLLRKMAAIDVPLIAAVEGLAIGIGATMLQHVDFAYASQDARFRMPFVSLGLCPEGASSYLLESLVGVRKAREWLMLGKFFDAEEAFDAGLLTSLTQDGEALARARETAAELAKLPKASVRATKRMLNHENRAAVGSALDLEVKMFAELLNTEATQEIFKSFLNKKR, translated from the coding sequence ATGAGCATCCAAGCTAATAATGTCGGAAACGTCCTGGAGATTTGCATTGCGCGTCCAGAAAAGCGCAATGCGATCAGCGCCGCGATGTACCAGGAACTGACCCGTCTTCTGGATGAGGCCAACGCGGACAAGGAATGTGCCGCAGTCATCGTGCATGGTGCGGGCGGACACTTCACTGTCGGTGCCGATATCAATGATTTCCAGACCCGGCGGGGTAATGAAGATTCCCCTGCTGTCACGCTTCTCCGGAAGATGGCCGCGATCGATGTGCCGCTAATCGCAGCAGTCGAGGGACTGGCGATTGGAATCGGCGCCACGATGCTGCAACACGTCGATTTTGCCTACGCATCCCAAGATGCGCGCTTCCGCATGCCGTTCGTATCGCTGGGTCTGTGCCCCGAGGGCGCATCCAGCTACCTGCTCGAATCGCTGGTAGGTGTCCGGAAGGCACGTGAGTGGTTGATGCTTGGAAAGTTCTTTGATGCAGAAGAAGCTTTCGATGCCGGGCTTCTGACGTCGCTGACGCAGGACGGGGAAGCCCTTGCACGGGCGCGCGAAACGGCTGCCGAACTGGCAAAGCTTCCCAAGGCTTCGGTACGCGCGACAAAGCGGATGTTGAACCACGAGAATCGTGCCGCTGTGGGTTCTGCGCTCGACCTGGAAGTGAAGATGTTCGCCGAACTCTTGAATACCGAAGCCACTCAGGAAATCTTCAAATCCTTCCTGAACAAGAAGCGTTAA
- a CDS encoding CaiB/BaiF CoA-transferase family protein, translating to MQKQALGNIRVLDMTRVLAGPWCTQMLGDMGADVIKIEHPSRGDDTRQWGPPYAMTSEAEVLEDSTYFASANRNKRSVGVDIANPDGADLIRKLVLECDIFVENFKVGDLARRGLDYDSLKKINPRLIYCSITGYGQSGPYADRPGYDFVFQGESGLMSITGERDDEPGGGPQKVGIAIADLTTGLYATVAILAALNHRNVTGEGQHIDLALLDCLVGLSSNQGLSCLINGAEPHRWGNAHPSLVPYQVFDTADGKVVVAVGNDSQWQRFCQAIDAKELARDSTFYSASGRIRNREALIAQVSSVLAARQTEHWLAAFSAADIPHGRINTYKEAFAHPQVIHRQMAIDVPVDKGIGSVRGIANPIKFSKTPVHYVRAPAKLGQHTEDVLSDLLELSADHIAGLEERGVISCQTSKRHFRSNHEHPS from the coding sequence ATGCAGAAACAAGCTCTAGGGAACATTCGCGTATTGGATATGACGCGAGTGCTCGCAGGGCCATGGTGTACCCAGATGCTGGGCGACATGGGAGCCGATGTCATCAAGATTGAGCACCCATCGCGAGGGGATGATACGCGGCAGTGGGGGCCGCCGTATGCGATGACGAGTGAAGCGGAAGTGCTTGAGGATTCCACCTACTTCGCTTCCGCAAATCGGAACAAACGATCGGTTGGCGTGGACATCGCCAACCCAGACGGTGCGGATCTGATCCGTAAGCTCGTTCTTGAGTGCGACATCTTTGTAGAGAACTTTAAGGTTGGTGATCTGGCTCGTCGAGGGCTTGACTACGACAGTCTGAAAAAGATCAATCCGCGCCTGATCTATTGCTCTATCACCGGGTACGGCCAATCCGGGCCGTACGCTGACCGCCCCGGCTACGACTTCGTTTTCCAGGGGGAAAGCGGGCTGATGAGCATAACGGGCGAGCGTGATGACGAGCCTGGTGGTGGGCCACAGAAGGTCGGGATCGCCATTGCTGATCTGACGACGGGACTGTATGCGACGGTCGCGATCCTCGCCGCGTTGAACCACAGGAATGTCACGGGAGAAGGTCAGCACATCGATTTGGCACTGCTCGATTGTCTGGTTGGCTTGTCGTCGAATCAGGGATTGTCGTGCCTGATCAATGGCGCCGAACCGCACCGGTGGGGGAACGCGCATCCGTCTCTCGTACCGTATCAAGTCTTTGATACGGCAGACGGTAAGGTGGTAGTTGCTGTGGGGAACGATTCCCAGTGGCAACGCTTTTGCCAAGCGATCGACGCCAAAGAACTGGCCCGGGATTCGACGTTCTATTCCGCATCCGGACGCATTCGGAATCGAGAGGCGCTAATTGCGCAGGTGTCGTCGGTTCTTGCGGCGCGCCAAACCGAGCATTGGCTTGCCGCGTTCTCCGCAGCGGATATCCCGCACGGTCGTATCAATACCTACAAGGAAGCCTTTGCTCACCCACAGGTCATCCACCGTCAGATGGCGATCGACGTGCCGGTTGACAAAGGTATCGGCTCGGTACGGGGCATCGCCAATCCCATCAAATTCAGTAAAACGCCGGTGCACTACGTTCGGGCGCCCGCGAAACTCGGTCAGCACACAGAAGACGTGCTTTCCGACTTGCTAGAACTTTCCGCGGACCACATCGCCGGTCTCGAAGAACGTGGGGTGATTAGTTGCCAAACGTCAAAAAGACACTTCAGGAGCAATCATGAGCATCCAAGCTAA
- a CDS encoding aldehyde dehydrogenase family protein: MPEIFDQQYIGGSWRRASGTQLIDVEDPNTGLVSAQILPGTEEDVGLALGAAQNALASWSATSVSDKCAILNRLKDQLTNRQESLADAIAAEVGTPLKISRIVQVDSPIRNIGNFVKLAEGFPWQSRTGPSVIVREPFGVVACITPWNFPLHQIILKVVPALLAGNTVVLKPSELTPRTTRLICDAINDAGFPSGVVNVVNGLGAVVGAALARADGVDMVSFTGSTEAGRAVSCLAASTIKKVTLELGGKSPSLVLPGADLTVAVKGTLASCFLNNGQTCSALTRLIVHSRDVSAVEALVKQELAKFSVGSSLVEGHRIGPLISGKQRDRVQELAEKGVAEGATLIASGQDVPPAGFFVSPKVFLTDQHNYLAKEEVFGPVLCVIPYDEIDDGIRIANATVYGLAAAVWGDPDLALDAAKKIRAGQVDINGARFNPVAPFGGFKQSGVGREAGHVGLDEFLEYKSIQMNEG; encoded by the coding sequence ATGCCGGAGATCTTCGATCAGCAATACATCGGGGGATCGTGGCGCCGTGCTTCTGGCACACAGCTCATCGACGTAGAGGACCCGAATACTGGCCTGGTATCGGCCCAAATTCTTCCAGGTACCGAGGAGGACGTCGGTCTCGCCTTGGGTGCCGCGCAGAACGCATTGGCCAGCTGGTCCGCAACATCCGTGTCGGACAAATGCGCAATTCTTAATCGCCTAAAAGACCAACTCACAAATCGGCAGGAGTCGTTGGCCGATGCTATCGCGGCTGAGGTTGGCACGCCCTTGAAGATCTCACGCATCGTTCAAGTCGACTCGCCCATTCGGAACATTGGGAACTTCGTAAAGCTGGCGGAAGGATTTCCATGGCAATCGCGAACGGGCCCATCTGTCATCGTCCGGGAGCCATTCGGCGTCGTGGCATGTATCACGCCATGGAATTTCCCGCTTCATCAGATCATTCTGAAGGTGGTGCCCGCGCTTCTGGCCGGGAACACAGTCGTGCTCAAACCAAGTGAATTGACGCCCCGAACAACGCGCCTTATCTGCGATGCCATCAATGACGCAGGCTTTCCTTCGGGCGTGGTGAACGTTGTGAACGGCTTGGGTGCGGTAGTGGGCGCAGCGTTGGCGCGAGCTGACGGCGTGGACATGGTTAGCTTCACAGGATCCACGGAAGCGGGTCGTGCAGTGTCTTGCTTGGCCGCGTCGACCATTAAGAAGGTGACGCTGGAATTGGGCGGCAAGTCGCCTTCCTTGGTATTGCCGGGTGCGGACCTGACTGTGGCCGTCAAGGGAACGCTCGCTTCCTGCTTCCTCAACAACGGTCAGACTTGCAGCGCGCTGACCAGGTTGATTGTTCACTCGCGTGATGTGTCGGCCGTCGAAGCCCTGGTGAAGCAAGAACTCGCCAAGTTCTCTGTCGGATCCAGCCTCGTCGAAGGCCATCGGATCGGCCCGCTCATTTCTGGCAAGCAGCGTGACCGCGTGCAGGAACTAGCGGAAAAAGGGGTAGCGGAGGGCGCCACGCTCATCGCGTCAGGCCAGGATGTTCCGCCTGCAGGATTCTTCGTCAGCCCGAAGGTGTTTCTCACAGATCAACATAACTATCTGGCCAAGGAAGAGGTGTTTGGCCCCGTGCTCTGCGTGATTCCCTACGACGAAATCGACGACGGCATCCGCATCGCCAACGCAACGGTGTATGGCCTGGCGGCGGCCGTTTGGGGCGATCCTGACCTCGCACTCGACGCCGCTAAGAAGATTCGTGCAGGACAGGTCGATATTAACGGCGCCCGATTCAACCCCGTAGCGCCCTTCGGCGGCTTCAAACAAAGCGGTGTTGGCCGGGAGGCGGGTCACGTCGGTTTGGATGAGTTCCTCGAGTACAAATCTATCCAAATGAACGAGGGATGA
- a CDS encoding VOC family protein, giving the protein MLNSVDRILVAVRDLDQAEQNYREVLGAQYLDELASDHLNARGRSLVIGESTVELWTPRGAGVVSDHLDSFGEGLFFGGVSTASLAECQRFLAEQGIRFAEADGRLYLNAGGLYGMPLVVSEAAARVRANGPVSFLYELTMVLSTDWREVADCYARKLGLQRDKAVDITFARFGYEGTLLMFAPDRLDRIELAEAHDPAFAMGRFSGKRGDALYMCYIETHDLADVIRRLESRNAKWTRRTDTGKPEQDGLWIHPSALNGVLLGVSRTSLAWGWSGSPEKVEEISEVQS; this is encoded by the coding sequence ATGTTGAACTCGGTTGACAGAATCCTCGTTGCGGTGCGCGACCTCGATCAAGCAGAGCAGAACTACAGGGAAGTACTTGGGGCGCAGTATCTTGATGAGCTTGCAAGCGACCATCTGAATGCCCGTGGCCGTAGCCTGGTAATCGGCGAAAGCACGGTCGAACTTTGGACCCCGCGGGGAGCAGGGGTCGTAAGTGATCATCTTGATAGCTTCGGGGAAGGCCTCTTCTTTGGAGGGGTCTCGACAGCTAGCCTGGCTGAATGCCAGAGGTTCCTTGCCGAGCAAGGTATCCGATTTGCTGAAGCCGACGGCCGTCTCTATTTGAACGCGGGCGGCCTCTATGGCATGCCACTCGTTGTCAGCGAAGCGGCAGCGCGGGTTCGAGCGAATGGTCCTGTGTCGTTTCTGTACGAGCTCACCATGGTTCTCAGCACCGACTGGCGAGAAGTCGCGGATTGCTACGCGCGAAAACTGGGCCTGCAGCGCGACAAGGCAGTAGACATCACGTTCGCGCGATTTGGCTATGAAGGCACGCTGCTGATGTTCGCGCCGGATCGTCTCGATCGCATCGAATTGGCTGAAGCGCATGATCCCGCCTTTGCCATGGGCAGGTTTTCGGGCAAGCGAGGTGACGCACTTTACATGTGCTACATCGAAACGCATGATTTGGCGGACGTAATCAGGCGACTCGAATCGCGCAACGCAAAGTGGACCCGAAGGACCGACACGGGCAAGCCCGAGCAGGACGGCCTCTGGATCCATCCGAGCGCGCTGAATGGCGTCCTACTTGGTGTATCCCGAACCTCGTTGGCGTGGGGATGGTCCGGTAGCCCCGAGAAAGTCGAAGAGATTTCAGAGGTGCAGTCGTGA
- a CDS encoding tripartite tricarboxylate transporter substrate binding protein, with product MKRWILGFSAAVVGCWAATGQSVANASESWPSRPIKWVVPYPPGGTTDMLARIVGAKLSERLGQPVVIENKPGAGGDVGTAYVAKQPADGYTIVMGNIGPIAINPTLTPDARFSPTRDLAPVTLLAEVPNLLVVNPQLPVKSVKELVQYAKQQPNPLSYATPGNGTSLHLAGELFASTAGLRMVHVPYRGSGPGLNDTMAGHVPIMFDNMPSALNLVKGGKVRALAITSAVRSPLLPDVPTMTEAGLSNYQITGWFGVLVPAATPKPIVTRLDAEIQAVLKMPDVRSKIGDIGGIISGAGRDEFGRFIQQESAKWQKLIRTAHITVQ from the coding sequence ATGAAACGATGGATATTGGGCTTTAGCGCCGCTGTGGTGGGGTGCTGGGCAGCGACCGGTCAATCTGTTGCGAACGCCAGCGAGTCCTGGCCGAGTCGCCCGATCAAGTGGGTCGTGCCGTATCCGCCGGGCGGCACCACTGACATGCTGGCACGTATCGTCGGTGCCAAGCTCTCTGAACGACTCGGGCAGCCCGTGGTGATCGAGAACAAGCCAGGCGCTGGGGGCGATGTTGGCACGGCCTATGTTGCGAAACAGCCCGCTGATGGATACACCATCGTTATGGGCAATATTGGTCCTATTGCCATCAACCCCACGCTTACTCCCGACGCTCGCTTTTCTCCCACGCGAGATCTCGCGCCGGTGACGCTCCTGGCGGAGGTTCCCAACCTGCTGGTGGTCAACCCGCAACTGCCGGTCAAATCGGTGAAGGAACTCGTTCAGTACGCGAAGCAACAGCCCAATCCCTTGTCGTACGCAACGCCTGGCAACGGAACATCTTTGCACTTGGCGGGTGAACTGTTCGCTTCGACAGCGGGCCTGCGCATGGTTCATGTGCCATACCGCGGTAGCGGCCCCGGCCTGAACGACACGATGGCAGGCCATGTACCGATCATGTTTGACAACATGCCTTCGGCATTGAATCTCGTAAAAGGCGGAAAGGTTCGCGCACTCGCCATCACGAGTGCTGTCCGTTCCCCGTTGCTGCCGGACGTCCCAACGATGACTGAAGCTGGTCTGAGCAACTATCAGATCACTGGTTGGTTCGGCGTCTTGGTACCTGCCGCAACGCCGAAGCCGATCGTCACCCGTTTGGATGCCGAAATTCAAGCTGTACTCAAGATGCCTGACGTCCGCAGCAAGATTGGCGACATCGGCGGAATCATCTCTGGCGCAGGACGAGATGAGTTCGGCCGATTCATCCAGCAGGAGTCGGCGAAATGGCAAAAGCTCATTCGTACCGCGCACATCACCGTGCAGTAG
- a CDS encoding helix-turn-helix domain-containing protein yields the protein MAELSRAVDLPHPTVLRFLLTLEEEGYVAREGNQWRLTTRVFEIGFAALESLGVTDSVQQMLQQLADTYAGTSNLGEANPDGVIIIGRAMALAERRRLVVMNLRVGSILPPSSALTQALTLGVGEWAMVEYPESNQISVAVPLARVGNRQLAIGISTSPAEATPERIENEIIPTLQNAAAMVSRLVGMGPA from the coding sequence TTGGCGGAGTTGTCGCGTGCCGTAGACCTGCCGCACCCGACCGTTCTGCGCTTTCTATTGACTTTGGAGGAGGAGGGATATGTCGCGCGCGAGGGCAACCAATGGCGCTTGACTACCCGAGTCTTCGAAATCGGCTTTGCTGCTTTGGAAAGTTTGGGAGTGACAGACTCGGTTCAGCAGATGCTCCAGCAACTGGCTGACACGTACGCAGGAACATCCAACCTGGGTGAAGCGAACCCCGACGGGGTGATCATTATTGGAAGGGCGATGGCACTCGCGGAACGCCGTCGCCTCGTGGTGATGAATCTCCGGGTTGGAAGCATCCTGCCTCCAAGTAGCGCGCTCACACAGGCGTTGACCCTCGGGGTCGGTGAATGGGCGATGGTCGAGTATCCAGAGAGCAATCAGATCTCAGTTGCAGTCCCGCTTGCTCGGGTTGGCAACCGCCAGCTGGCTATCGGGATTTCCACATCGCCAGCCGAGGCGACACCCGAAAGGATCGAGAATGAAATCATTCCAACACTTCAGAATGCCGCAGCGATGGTCTCAAGGCTTGTTGGGATGGGGCCAGCGTAG